The following proteins are co-located in the Setaria viridis chloroplast, complete genome genome:
- the rps7 gene encoding ribosomal protein S7: MSRRGTAEKRTAKSDPIFRNRLVNMVVNRIMKDGKKSLAYQILYRAVKKIQQKTETNPLLVLRQAIRRVTPNIGVKTRRNKKGSTRKVPIEIGSKQGRALAIRWLLEASQKRPGRNMAFKLSSELVDAAKGSGGAIRKKEATHRMAEANRALAHFR, translated from the coding sequence ATGTCACGTCGAGGTACTGCAGAAAAAAGAACCGCAAAATCCGATCCAATTTTTCGTAATCGATTAGTTAACATGGTGGTTAACCGTATTATGAAAGACGGAAAAAAATCATTGGCTTATCAAATTCTCTATCGAGCCGTGAAAAAGATTCAACAAAAGACAGAAACAAATCCACTATTGGTTTTACGTCAAGCAATACGTAGAGTAACTCCCAATATAGGAGTAAAAACAAGACGTAATAAAAAAGGATCGACGCGGAAAGTTCCGATTGAAATAGGATCTAAACAAGGAAGAGCACTTGCCATTCGTTGGTTATTAGAAGCATCCCAAAAGCGTCCGGGTCGAAATATGGCTTTCAAATTAAGTTCCGAATTAGTAGATGCTGCCAAAGGGAGTGGGGGTGCCATACGCAAAAAGGAAGCGACTCATAGAATGGCAGAGGCAAATAGAGCTCTTGCGCATTTTCGTTAA
- the rps3 gene encoding ribosomal protein S3: MGQKINPLGFRLGTTQNHHSFWFAQPKNYSEGLQEDKKIRNCIKNYIQQNRKKGSNRKIESDSSSEVITHIEIQKEIDTIHVIIHIGFPNLLKKKGAIEELEKDLQKEVNSVNQRLNIAIEKVKEPYRQPNILAEYIAFQLKNRVSFRKAMKKAIELTKKADIKGVKIKIAGRLAGKEIARAECIKKGRLPLQTIRAKIDYCCYPIRTIYGVLGVKIWIFVEEE; the protein is encoded by the coding sequence ATGGGACAAAAAATAAATCCACTCGGTTTCAGACTTGGTACAACCCAAAATCACCATTCCTTTTGGTTCGCACAACCAAAAAATTATTCTGAAGGTCTACAGGAAGATAAAAAAATACGGAATTGTATCAAGAACTATATACAACAGAATAGGAAAAAAGGCTCGAATAGAAAAATAGAATCAGACTCAAGTTCTGAAGTAATTACACATATAGAAATTCAAAAAGAAATTGATACAATCCACGTCATAATCCATATTGGATTCCCCAATTTATTAAAGAAAAAGGGAGCAATCGAAGAATTAGAGAAAGATCTCCAAAAGGAAGTTAATTCTGTAAACCAGAGACTTAATATTGCTATCGAAAAGGTTAAAGAACCTTATAGACAACCTAATATTCTTGCAGAATATATAGCTTTCCAATTAAAAAATAGAGTTTCATTCCGAAAAGCAATGAAAAAAGCCATTGAATTAACTAAAAAAGCAGACATAAAGGGAGTAAAAATCAAAATTGCGGGTCGTCTAGCAGGGAAAGAAATTGCACGTGCCGAATGCATCAAAAAGGGCAGACTGCCCCTACAAACAATTCGCGCTAAAATTGATTATTGCTGCTATCCAATTCGAACTATCTATGGAGTATTAGGTGTAAAAATTTGGATATTCGTAGAAGAAGAATAA
- the rpl14 gene encoding ribosomal protein L14, giving the protein MIQPQTLLNVADNSGARKLMCIRVIGAAGNQRYARIGDVIVAVIKDAVPQMPLERSEVIRAVIVRTCKEFKCEDGIIIRYDDNAAVIIDQKGNPKGTRVFGAIAEELRELNFTKIVSLAPEVL; this is encoded by the coding sequence ATGATTCAACCTCAGACCCTTTTAAATGTAGCAGATAACAGTGGAGCTAGAAAATTGATGTGTATTCGAGTCATAGGAGCCGCTGGTAATCAGCGATATGCTCGTATTGGTGATGTTATTGTTGCTGTAATCAAAGACGCAGTGCCCCAAATGCCTCTAGAAAGATCCGAAGTAATTCGAGCTGTAATTGTACGTACATGTAAAGAATTCAAATGCGAAGATGGTATAATAATACGCTATGATGACAATGCAGCAGTTATCATTGATCAAAAAGGAAATCCAAAAGGAACTCGAGTTTTTGGCGCGATTGCCGAAGAATTGAGAGAATTGAATTTTACTAAAATAGTTTCATTAGCTCCTGAAGTATTATAA
- the rpl16 gene encoding ribosomal protein L16 codes for MLSPKRTRFRKQHRGRMKGKSCRGNRICFGRYALQVLEPAWITARQIEAGRRAMTRYARRGGKIWVRIFPDKPVTMRPTETRMGSGKGSPEYWVAVVKPGRILYEMSGVSETVARAAISIAASKMPIRSQFLRLEI; via the exons ATGCTTAGT CCCAAAAGAACTAGATTTCGTAAACAACATAGAGGAAGAATGAAGGGAAAATCCTGCCGAGGCAATCGTATTTGTTTTGGTAGATATGCTCTTCAAGTACTTGAACCCGCTTGGATCACCGCAAGACAGATAGAAGCAGGACGAAGAGCAATGACACGATATGCACGTCGTGGTGGAAAAATATGGGTGCGTATATTTCCCGACAAACCGGTTACAATGAGACCCACAGAAACACGTATGGGCTCGGGAAAGGGATCCCCCGAATATTGGGTAGCCGTTGTTAAACCAGGTAGAATACTTTATGAAATGAGCGGAGTATCCGAAACTGTAGCTAGAGCAGCTATCTCTATAGCTGCCAGTAAAATGCCCATACGAAGTCAATTTCTTCGATTAGAGATATAG
- the rpl2 gene encoding ribosomal protein L2: MAKHLYKTPIPSTRKGTVDRQVKSNPRNKLIHGRHRCGKGRNARGIITARHRGGGHKRLYRKIDFRRNQKDISGRIVTIEYDPNRNAYICLIHYGDGEKRYILHPRGAIIGDTIVSGTKVPISMGNALPLSTDMPLGTAIHNIEITRGRGGQLARAAGAVAKLIAKEGKLATLRLPSGEVRLVSQNCLATVGQVGNVGVNQKSLGRAGSKCWLGKRPVVRGVVMNPVDHPHGGGEGKAPIGRKKPTTPWGYPALGRRTRKRKKYSDSFILRRRK, encoded by the exons ACGGCGAAACATTTATACAAAACACCTATCCCGAGCACACGCAAGGGAACCGTAGACAGGCAAGTGAAATCCAATCCACGAAATAAATTGATCCATGGACGGCACCGTTGTGGTAAAGGTCGTAATGCCAGAGGAATCATTACCGCAAGGCATAGAGGGGGAGGTCATAAGCGCCTATACCGTAAAATCGATTTTCGACGGAATCAAAAAGACATATCTGGTAGAATCGTAACCATAGAATACGACCCTAATCGAAATGCATACATTTGTCTCATACACTATGGGGATGGTGAGAAGAGATATATTTTACATCCCAGAGGGGCTATAATTGGAGATACTATTGTTTCTGGTACAAAAGTTCCTATATCAATGGGAAATGCCCTACCTTTGAGT ACCGATATGCCCTTAGGCACGGCCATACATAACATAGAAATCACACGTGGAAGGGGTGGGCAATTAGCTAGAGCAGCAGGTGCTGTAGCGAAACTGATTGCAAAAGAGGGTAAATTGGCCACTTTAAGATTACCATCTGGGGAGGTCCGTTTGGTATCCCAAAACTGCTTAGCAACAGTCGGACAAGTGGGTAATGTTGGGGTGAACCAAAAAAGTTTGGGTAGAGCCGGATCTAAGTGTTGGCTAGGTAAACGCCCCGTAGTAAGAGGGGTAGTTATGAACCCTGTGGACCACCCCCATGGGGGCGGTGAAGGGAAAGCCCCCATTGGTAGAAAAAAACCCACAACCCCTTGGGGTTATCCTGCGCTTGGAAGAAGAACTAGGAAAAGGAAAAAATATAGTGATAGTTTTATTCTTCGTCGCCGTAAGTAA
- the rpl23 gene encoding ribosomal protein L23, with protein MDGIKYAVFTEKSLRLLGKNQYTSNVESGFTKTEIKHWVELFFGVKVVAVNSHRLPGKGRRMGPILGHTMHYRRMIITLQPGYSIPLLDRETN; from the coding sequence ATGGATGGAATCAAATACGCAGTATTTACAGAAAAGAGTCTTCGTTTATTGGGAAAGAATCAATATACTTCTAATGTCGAATCGGGATTCACTAAGACAGAAATAAAGCATTGGGTCGAACTCTTCTTTGGTGTTAAGGTAGTAGCTGTGAATAGCCATCGACTACCCGGAAAGGGTAGAAGAATGGGACCTATTCTGGGACATACAATGCATTACAGACGTATGATCATTACCCTTCAACCGGGTTATTCTATTCCACTTCTAGATAGAGAAACGAACTAA
- the rps19 gene encoding ribosomal protein S19 — protein MTRKKTNPFVARHLLAKIEKVNMKEEKEIIVTWSRASSILPAMVGHTIAIHNGKEHIPIYITNPMVGRKLGEFVPTRHFTSYESARKDTKSRR, from the coding sequence GTGACACGAAAAAAAACGAATCCTTTTGTAGCTCGTCATTTATTGGCAAAAATCGAAAAGGTTAATATGAAGGAGGAGAAAGAAATTATAGTAACGTGGTCCCGGGCATCTAGCATTCTACCCGCAATGGTTGGCCATACAATCGCGATTCATAATGGAAAGGAACATATACCTATTTACATAACAAATCCTATGGTAGGTCGCAAATTGGGGGAATTCGTGCCTACTCGGCATTTCACGAGTTATGAAAGTGCAAGAAAAGATACTAAATCTCGTCGTTAA
- the rpl22 gene encoding ribosomal protein L22, with product MTSFKLVKYTPRIKKKKNELRKLARKVPTDRLLKFERVFKAQKRIHMSVFKAQRVLDEIRWRYYEETVMILNLMPYRASYPILKLVYSAAANATHYRDFDKANLFITKAEVSRGTIMKKFRPRARGRSYSIKKTMCHITIVLNIVKKSK from the coding sequence ATGACAAGTTTCAAATTGGTAAAGTATACCCCTAGGATAAAGAAGAAGAAGAACGAGCTAAGGAAACTCGCAAGAAAAGTTCCAACTGATCGTCTACTTAAATTCGAACGGGTTTTCAAAGCACAAAAACGCATACATATGTCTGTTTTCAAAGCACAAAGAGTTCTTGATGAGATTCGCTGGCGTTACTACGAGGAAACCGTTATGATACTGAACCTCATGCCTTATCGAGCGTCTTATCCCATCTTAAAGTTGGTTTATTCGGCAGCAGCAAATGCTACTCATTATAGGGATTTCGACAAAGCGAATTTATTCATCACTAAAGCCGAAGTCAGTAGGGGTACTATTATGAAAAAATTCAGACCTCGAGCTCGAGGACGTAGTTATTCTATAAAAAAAACCATGTGTCATATAACAATTGTACTAAATATAGTAAAGAAATCTAAATAA
- the ndhB gene encoding NADH-plastoquinone oxidoreductase subunit 2 — MIWHVQNENFILDSTRIFMKAFHLLLFNGSFIFPECILIFGLILLLMIDLTSDQKDRPWFYFISSTSLVISITALLFRWREEPIISFSGNFQTNNFNEIFQFLILLCSTLCIPLSVEYIECTEMAITEFLLFVLTATLGGMFLCGANDLITIFVAPECFSLCSYLLSGYTKRDLRSNEATMKYLLMGGASSSILVHGFSWLYGSSGGEIELQEIVNGLINTQMYNSPGISIALIFITVGLGFKLSPAPFHQWTPDVYEGSPTPVVAFLSVTSKVAASALATRILDIPFYFSSNEWHLLLEILAILSMILGNLLAITQTSMKRMLAYSSIGQIGYVIIGIIVGDSNDGYASMITYMLFYISMNLGTFACIVLFGLRTGTDNIRDYAGLYTKDPFLALSLALCLLSLGGLPPLAGFFGKLYLFWCGWQAGLYFLVSIGLLTSVLSIYYYLKIIKLLMTGRNQEITPYVRNYRRSPLRSNNSIELSMTVCVIASTIPGISMNPILAIAQDTLF; from the exons ATGATCTGGCATGTACAGAATGAAAACTTCATTCTCGATTCTACGAGAATTTTTATGAAAGCGTTTCATTTGCTTCTCTTCAATGGAAGTTTCATTTTCCCAGAATGTATCCTAATTTTTGGCCTAATTCTTCTTCTGATGATCGATTTAACCTCTGATCAAAAAGATAGACCTTGGTTCTATTTCATCTCTTCAACAAGTTTAGTAATAAGCATAACGGCCCTATTGTTCCGATGGAGAGAAGAACCTATAATTAGCTTTTCGGGAAATTTCCAAACGAACAATTTCAACGAAATCTTTCAATTTCTTATTTTATTATGTTCAACTTTATGTATTCCTCTATCCGTAGAGTACATTGAATGTACAGAAATGGCTATAACAGAGTTTCTGTTATTCGTATTAACAGCTACTCTAGGGGGAATGTTTTTATGTGGTGCTAACGATTTAATAACTATCTTTGTAGCTCCAGAATGTTTCAGTTTATGTTCCTACCTATTGTCTGGATATACCAAGAGAGATCTACGGTCTAATGAGGCTACTATGAAATATTTACTCATGGGTGGGGCAAGCTCTTCTATTCTGGTTCATGGTTTCTCTTGGCTATATGGTTCATCTGGGGGGGAGATCGAGCTTCAAGAAATTGTGAATGGTCTTATCAATACACAAATGTATAACTCCCCAGGAATTTCAATTGCGCTTATATTCATCACTGTAGGACTTGGGTTCAAGCTTTCCCCAGCCCCTTTTCATCAATGGACTCCTGACGTCTACGAAGGA TCCCCCACTCCAGTCGTTGCTTTTCTTTCTGTTACTTCGAAAGTAGCTGCTTCAGCTTTAGCCACGCGAATTCTCGATATTCCTTTTTATTTCTCATCAAACGAATGGCATCTTCTTCTGGAAATCCTAGCTATTCTTAGCATGATATTGGGGAATCTCCTTGCTATTACTCAAACAAGCATGAAACGTATGCTTGCATATTCGTCCATAGGGCAAATCGGATATGTAATTATTGGAATAATTGTTGGAGACTCAAATGATGGATATGCAAGCATGATAACTTATATGCTGTTCTATATCTCCATGAATCTAGGAACTTTTGCTTGCATTGTATTATTTGGTCTACGTACCGGAACTGATAACATTCGAGATTATGCAGGATTATACACGAAAGATCCTTTTTTGGCTCTCTCTTTAGCCCTATGTCTCTTATCCCTAGGAGGCCTTCCTCCACTAGCAGGTTTCTTCGGAAAACTCTATCTATTCTGGTGTGGATGGCAAGCAGGCCTATATTTCTTGGTTTCAATAGGACTCCTTACGAGCGTTCTTTCTATCTACTATTATCTAAAAATAATCAAGTTATTAATGACTGGACGAAACCAAGAAATAACCCCTTATGTGCGAAATTATAGAAGATCCCCTTTAAGATCAAACAATTCCATCGAATTGAGTATGACTGTATGTGTGATAGCATCTACTATACCAGGAATATCAATGAACCCCATTCTTGCAATTGCTCAGGATACCCTCTTTTAG